Proteins from a genomic interval of Papaver somniferum cultivar HN1 chromosome 4, ASM357369v1, whole genome shotgun sequence:
- the LOC113274648 gene encoding heavy metal-associated isoprenylated plant protein 39-like, producing MQKIIVSLELHDDRCKQKAMRSVSGISGVDSVSIDIKDKKLTVIGDVDAILIVKKLRRHCHTTIVSIGSAKEPEKKKEEPKKEEPKKIEYAYTYGAYNPHIPTHYYDPTYYYV from the exons ATGCAG AAAATTATAGTTTCGCTGGAGTTACACGACGACAGATGCAAGCAGAAAGCTATGAGATCAGTTTCTGGTATTTCAGGAGTTGATTCAGTATCAATAGATATTAAAGACAAGAAACTAACAGTAATTGGAGATGTTGATGCAATACTTATTGTAAAGAAACTAAGAAGACACTGTCATACAACAATAGTTTCAATTGGGTCAGCAAAAGAAccagaaaagaagaaggaagaaccgAAAAAAGAAGAACCAAAGAAAATTGAATACGCGTATACTTATGGAGCTTATAATCCTCATATACCTACACATTATTATGATCCCACATATTACTAtgtttag